A region of Cataglyphis hispanica isolate Lineage 1 chromosome 6, ULB_Chis1_1.0, whole genome shotgun sequence DNA encodes the following proteins:
- the LOC126850271 gene encoding LOW QUALITY PROTEIN: uncharacterized protein LOC126850271 (The sequence of the model RefSeq protein was modified relative to this genomic sequence to represent the inferred CDS: inserted 2 bases in 1 codon) has protein sequence MQLRIYILACLLLKGLARAEEVEVVEAISGEDNRSENSALNRQDNELSNSDQLALDSIADKDAGGNHYKPGALRGHPLLPPGRGALSLPRPHHNVAYHGPPPPLPPSKAQPEAMDKIYTTGAGISTAVGVEPWPVATPDMPKIVSLDVKCEKNLMKVYLGFDKPFYGIVFSKGHYSNVNCVHLPAGLGRTSVNFEISIHAXGTAGNTENGLYGYGAESGSGTYFENIIVVQYDPQVQEVWDQARKLRCTWHDLYEKSVTFRPFPVDMLDVVRADFAGDNVGCWMQIQVGKGPWASEVSGLVKIGQTMTMVLAIKDDDSKFDMLVRNCMAHDGKRAPIQLVDQRGCITRPKLMSRFTKIKNFGASASVLSYAHFQAFKFPDSMEVHFQCTIQICRYQCPEQCSESSPFLDGQGLLENHPHHHASINGHPDVGYGLPPPIPLPLEAYLQAAAGQPRDERRRKSREISHNPQKAVGVNRIIRVVSTGDLTFSIDEGNNSGEQLLNGGPTMVFPQRVHENSASSTMICMTTPGFAITLIVLLAILLSSCVLSAYLFMRLRPFSARAKKSNVAEQNNGVTKKSSRTCFYS, from the exons ATGCAGTTACGCATTTACATCCTAGCCTGTCTCCTATTGAAGGGG CTGGCTCGAGCCGAAGAAGTAGAGGTCGTTGAGGCGATTTCCGGGGAGGATAATCGGAGTGAAAATTCGGCGCTGAATCGCCAGGACAACGAGTTAAGTAATTCCGATCAATTGGCACTTGATTCGATAGCGGATAAGGATGCGGGAGGAAATCATTATAAGCCAGGTGCTCTCCGGGGCCATCCTCTGTTACCACCGGGCCGAGGTGCGCTAAGTCTGCCACGTCCGCATCACAACGTTGCTTATCACGGTCCGCCGCCGCCCTTGCCACCTTCCAAAGCGCAACCGGAAGCAATGGATAAGATTTATACGACCGGCGCTGGTATTAGCACTGCGGTTGGCGTCGAACCTTGGCCGGTGGCAACGCCTGACATGCCGAAAATCGTGTCGCTGGACGTAAAGTGTGAGAAGAATCTGATGAAGGTTTATTTGGGCTTCGACAAGCCGTTTTACGGCATTGTCTTCAGCAAGGGTCACTATAGCAACGTAAATTGCGTTCACCTGCCGGCAGGATTGGGTCGCACATCCGTCAACTTCGAAATCAGCATACACGC TGGCACAGCCGGTAACACGGAGAACGGATTATACGGATATGGTGCCGAGTCTGGTTCCGGGACGTATTTCGAGAACATCATAGTAGTGCAGTACGATCCCCAGGTGCAGGAGGTCTGGGATCAAGCGCGCAAGCTGCGCTGCACCTGGCACGATCTGTACGAGAAGTCGGTCACCTTCCGTCCGTTCCCCGTCGATATGCTGGACGTGGTACGCGCAGACTTTGCCGGTGACAACGTGGGATGCTGGATGCAGATACAGGTGGGAAAGGGACCGTGGGCCTCTGAGGTCTCGGGACTTGTCAAGATCGGTCAGACTATGACGATGGTGCTTGCGATCAAGGACGATGATTCCAAGTTTGACATGCTCGTGAGGAACTGCATGGCGCACGACGGTAAACGCGCGCCGATACAGCTAGTGGATCAGCGCGGTTGCATAACGCGGCCTAAACTTATGTCCCGATTCACCAAAATCAAGAACTTTGGCGCCTCGGCGTCGGTGCTGTCGTATGCCCATTTTCAGGCGTTTAAATTCCCGGATTCCATGGAAGTTCACTTCCAATGCACCATACAAATCTGTCGATATCAGTGCCCGGAACAGTGCTCGGAATCGTCGCCGTTCCTGGACGGTCAAGGTCTTTTAGAGAATCATCCCCATCATCACGCATCGATAAACGGGCATCCCGATGTTGGATACGGTTTACCGCCTCCGATCCCGCTGCCATTGGAGGCCTATTTACAGGCGGCGGCCGGACAGCCTCGGGACGAAAGAAGAAGGAAGTCCCGCGAAATTTCGCATAATCCGCAGAAGGCTGTCGGTGTGAATCGAATCATCCGGGTAGTCTCCACCGGCGACTTGACCTTTTCCATCGACGAGGGCAATAACAGCGGCGAGCAGCTGTTGAACGGCGGGCCGACGATGGTATTTCCGCAACGTGTTCACGAGAACTCAGCTAGCTCGACCATGATCTGCATGACCACTCCCGGATTCGCGATTACTCTCATCGTATTACTTGCTATTCTACTTTCTTCGTGCGTGCTGTCGGCCTACCTTTTCATGCGTCTCAGGCCCTTCTCAGCGAGGGCTAAGAAATCCAACGTCGCCGAGCAGAACAACGGCGTAACGAAGAAATCTTCGAGAACGTGCTTCTATTCATAG